TCGTGACGATGCTGCCGTAGTACCCGAATCCGCTGCCGCGCGTGATCAAGTCCAAGTCGATGTTGTATCGGGCCGCGTAGTACGACACCGGGATTCCGGTGAGGACGATGATGACCGCGAATACCGCTATCCCCCACAACGCATTTCCGGTGCCGTAGGAGATTCCGATATTGGCGCCGATCGCGAAGTCTGCCAAGTAGGCGATGCCACCGAGCGCGGTGACGCCGACGACCGCGGGGCTCCACCGTCGAAAACGCCTGGGCGCGAATCGGAGTGTGTAGTCCTCCAATGTCTCCCGCAGTGCCGCACTTTCGGTGGCGTCGTGGGCGGAAGAATCGGCAGGGATGCGCGCAGGAGCAGACGTGTCGAGGGTGTCGGTCACGCCCACAGCTTGTCCACAGTCGAAAACGAGCGCGTTTTCCCGACGTTAATGTCCTGTTACGCGGCCGGTCCAGCGGGTGCTCTGGGCCGCAAACGCGGGGTGAATTCCAGACTCAGGAGTGCGAAGGCGACCAGCGGCACCGTCGATATCTGCACGAGCACATACCGCCGGTCGCCGAGGGCGTGGAATTTCCGCAGGTACCGGTACAAGGACTCCAGCGCGATCAGCGGGTCGAGCACATGAATCGCCGAGTAGCAGGCCTGCTGCACTCGGGTGCGCTCCTTCTCGGCGAAGATCTCCGGGAAGGCCGCGAACGCCAGAGACAACCGGCGAGCACCTTCGGCCTTCGCGAGCGTGATCATGTCGATCGTGAGGCGCTCGTCGATCCCGTTCGGCGCACCCGGCCGCCGCCACGGCACGTCGAGGGAGACATCGGTACCCCCTCCGGTGGTGGCGTATCGATGAAATCCCTGAACCACACCGCGATCGTCGCGGGCGATCATGAGCCGGATACCGGGATAGCGGCCAAGCAGCGCACCGTCGAGAATCATGGAGAATCCCCGCTCGAACCGACCTCCGTGTGAAAGTTCCATCACCTGTTGAAGTTCCGTGCGCAGGGCGCCGCCGAGACCCCGCTCGTCGACGATCTCGGTGGTGACCCCCGCATTGTGGGTGCGCTGGATGGCTTGCCGCAGGTTCCGATACCTGCGGCCCACCATCTCGAATGTCTGCACATCGATCACGACGTCACGGCCCACCGCGATGGCACGCAGCGGATGGCCCACGACCCGGGAATCGCTCCACAGTGGCAGGCGGCGCTCGCTGCAGCCCAGGATCGCGATGCGCCAGCCGTGCGACCGACACATTGCCGCGAAGTCCCTGATCAGGACTGGAAATCGTGACTCGTCACCGATCGGGTCGCCACCGACCACCGCGAAACCCGCGCGTGTCCGATAGGCGATCGCCGCGGTGCGGTCGGCGTTGAAGTAGTAGGACCTCAGCGAGTGCATCGCGAACACTGCCAACGGATCGTCGCTGGTCTTGCCGACCAGAGCCCCTATTTCGGCCAGCGCCTGGGGCTGCGCCGGCGCCGATGTCGGCCACATCAGGATGAGCCCTGCGGCGACGACCAACGTGTCTCCGGCGCCCTCGAACTGCAGGACATGCATGCCGAATGCGACGAGGACTGCTACTCCGGCCCACGCAGCGTGACCGTAGGTGACCGGACGGCCCAAAAAGATGCCGCGCGCGATGAACCCCACACAGAGCAGCATGGTGAGCGGCCACAGGATTTCGCCCAAGTCGGGCTGTTTCGGGTACCCCGAATGAGCGACCAGCAACACCAGCCATCCGGCAACGAACAGCACCGTCGCGGCACTCACGAAACGTGCGGGCCTCGAATCAGTATGCACCGCAATGCGTTCGGCAATGCGCACAGGCGCGGTAGTCGCCGACGGCTCTAACAACCAGCCACCTCCCCTGGCACTCGCCTTCAAAGCTCCAGGATACTCCCGCAACTACCAGCGGTCGGAGGGATCGCTTTTCCCGATGGCAAACCACAGAATCGGCCCGAAGATCGGAAAGACGAGCACGATGATGGCCCATGGCAACTTCTCGCCGTTGGGCTTCACGGGGTCCTTGATGATGGAAACGATGGTGATCACGGTGAGAACCAGCACCAAGAGAGAAAGAATACGAATCATGACCGCCCCGGGAAGTATTTGATAATGCCTTCCTGGATAGTACTGGCCAGCAACGCTCCTTCGCGATCGAAATAGCGCCCGGAGCCCATTCCGCGTCCCGCCGAGGCAACCGGCGACTCGGTGGCGTAGAGCACCCACTCGTCGAAGCGCAGCGGACGGTGAAACCACACGCTGTGGTTGATGGTCGCCGCGAAGATCCGGTCATAGCCCCAGGACAGCCCGTGGGTGGTGATGATCGAGTCCAGCACGGTGGTGTCGGAGGAGTAGACCAGGGCCGCACTGTGCAATACCGGGTCATCGGGCAGCGGCGAATGAGTCTTCATCCACACTCGATTATGTTCCAGCCGTTCAGCTTTCGCCTTAAGCACCCAGGCGGGGTCATTGTCGTACCGCCACTCGATGGGCTTGAGCGCCGCGACGAACATCGGCACGGTCTCCTCGTATCCGACCAGATGTTCGTCGATGGACGGCAACGTCTCCGGATCGGCCACCGCGGGCGGCTTCACCGCGTGTTCAAGCCCGGGCGAGTCCTTCAGGTAGGACACCAGCGCCGAGGACAGCAACAGATCGCCCTGGACCGCGTCAACCCGGCGATTGGCGAAACTGCGCTCGTCCCGCAACCGGTGCACCCGGAACTCGATGTCCTGCTCGGGGTCGCCACCGTTGATGAAGTGAGTCGATACGGCGGCCAGGGAGAGCTTCTCCGAGACGGTACGGCCGGATGCCACCACGGACTGTGCCATCAGCTGGCCACCGAAGGTGCGGGGCGGGTTCACCGTGGGGTGACCACCGATGAACAGGTCGGTCTCCGGGTTTTTCAGCTCCAGCAGCGCGAGTAGCTGTGCGAAATCAGGTGCGTTGCTGATGCTGATCCTCTTCCCTAGTGGTCGTCCTCACCGATCCGGTGCACGTGGATCAGGTTTGTCGAGCCTACTGTTCCCGGAGGAGCGCCCGCGACAATCACCACCAGATCCCCACGCTGATAGCGCTCCATCGCCAGCAATGCCGTGTCCACCTGCTGGATCATGCCATCGGTGGTATCCATGACCGGAACGATGAAGGTTTCGGTTCCCCAGGTGAGTGCCAGTTGGCTGCGCACTTCGGGCAATGGGGTGAAGGCCAGCACCGGCAACGGGGTGTGCAGCCGAGCCAGACGGCGCACGGTGTCACCCGATTGTGTGAAGGCGACGAGGGCCTTGGCGTTCAGGCGCTCGCCGATATCGCGCGCGGCATAGGAGATCACCCCACGCTTGGTGCGCGGCACATGCGTCAACGGCGGTGCGCTCACCGAGTGGCTTTCCACCGCGGACACGATGCGGGCCATCGTGCGCACCGCTTCCAGCGGGTACTTGCCCACCGAGGTCTCCCCTGACAGCATCACGGCATCCGCGCCGTCCAAAACAGCGTTGGCAACATCGGAGGCCTCCGCACGGGTCGGCCGCGAATTCTCGATCATCGACTCCAGCATCTGGGTCGCCACGATGACCGGACGGGCGTTCTCACGGGCGATCTGAATGGCGCGCTTCTGCACGATCGGCACGTCTTCGAGCGGCAGTTCGACGCCAAGGTCGCCACGGGCAACCATGATCGCGTCGAACGCCAACACGATGGCTTCGAGATTGGCCACAGCCTCGGGCTTCTCCAGCTTCGCGATCACCGGTACGCGCCGCCCGACCCGATCCATGATGGCGTGCACCAACTCGACATCGCTGGGCGAACGCACGAACGACAGCGCGATGAGGTCCACCCCGAGGCGCAGCGCGAATTCGAGGTCCGCGATGTCCTTGTCGGACAGCGCGGGCACCGAGACGTTCATTCCCGGCAGGGACAAACCCTTGTTGTTGCTGACCGGACCGCCCTCGGTGACGCGACACACCACGTCGTCACCCTCGATGGCCTCGACGGTCAGCCCGACCTTGCCGTCGTCGACCAGAAGCCTGTCACCGACTGCGGCGTCCACCGCCAACTGCTTGTACGTGGTGGAAACCCGGTCCGGGGTGCCGACGACGTCCTCGACGGTGATCCTGACCTGTTCACCGGTGGCCCAGTGCGCCGATCCGGTAGCGAACCGGCCCAGCCTGATCTTGGGCCCCTGCAGGTCTGCCAGGACGCCGACCGCGCGACCTGTCTCATCGGATGCCTTGCGCACCCAGCGGTAGTTCTGCTCGTGATCGGCGTGCTCGCCATGGCTGAAGTTGAGCCGTGCGACGTCCATCCCGGATTCGACGAGCGCGCGCACAAGCTCAGCGGAACCGGTCGCAGGGCCGAGGGTACAAACAATCTTTCCGCGTCTCGTCACGACTTTTGAGCATAGTCGCGGCGATACCTACTCACGAGTCGGTGCGGTCACGATTCACCCGCCGGTTACCTTCGTCGGTTTGCGTTGTCAGGAGGCCAGTTTCAGACCGATGATGCCGGCGACGATCAATGCCAGGCTGAGCAGCCGCCATACGTTGGCCGAGTCACCGAACAGCACGATGCCCAGGATCGCGGTGCCGACGGCACCCACACCGACCCAGATCGCGTACGCGGTGCCGACCGGCAGGCTCTTCATCGCGATGCCGAGCAACGCGATGCTGATGATCATCGATCCGACGGTGCCGACTGTCGGCCACAGCCGGGTGAAGCCCTCGGTGTATTTGAGGCCGATGGCCCAACCCACTTCGAGTAGACCCGCCAGAATGAGGACCAGCCAAACCATGAGAGATACCTCCACATTTCGGTGAGGCCGTCCCCTGGCGAAGAATTACCGGGTCGTCCCGGTCATTCCCATTCTCTCACACGTCAATCCCGGAGCTGGCGACCGTTCTTGTCGTCCACCTTGCCGCCGAAGATCAGGACGGCATCGACGATTCCCCAGACGACCGCGACGATTCCGAACGTCACGAGACCGATCAGGAGCTGAACGACACCCAGCAGGGTCTGGCCGATGTAGATGCGACCGAAGCCCAGGAACCCCACCAGGCCAAGCAGCTGCAGCAGGCCTGCGACCAGCTTCGACTTATCTGAATACGGGGCCCCGGTGGCCGGATCACGTCCGTAAGGCGCAGCAGGATCCCCATAAGGAGGCGGATACGGCAGGCCGGGCGGAGGCGGCACCGGCGGAGGCGTTCCGAAAGGAGGCGGAGTGCTCTCGGTCATTTCTCCACAATGCCAGAGTTCCCGGCCGGTTCGTCGGCCGATTCATCCACGGCGTCTTCTTCCGCTGCCTTCGGATGCTCGCCCTCGAGGGCCTCGCTCCCGGGGGCCTGGGTCGCCTGTGCGGTTTCCTCGGGGTCAGCGGCTTCGGTCTCGCCGGCGGGCTCCTCATCCGCGACCTCTGTCGGGGTGCCGCCCAGGGTGGCCGGGTCCTCGCGCCCCTTGGGGGCCAGCAGGATGTAGGCGACCGCGCCGAGGAACACCAACGTCGAGGTGAAGGAGTTGACGCGTATCCCGCCGAACTGCGTGGCCGGATCCACACGCATCAACTCGACCCAGAAGCGGCCCACACAGTAGGCCGCGACGTACATCGCGAACAGCCGCCCATGCCCAATCTTGAAGCGCCGATCAACGTAGATCAGCACCGCGAAAACCAGGACATTCCATAGCAATTCATACAAGAACGTGGGGTGGACAACTTGCGCCACCTCGCCGGTGGACACGCCGTTGAGGTTCAGCACGTCTACGGTGCCATCGGCCGAGCGCCGGTAGAACAGCTCCAGCCCCCAGGGCAAGGTGGTGGGCCCGCCGGTGAGCTCCTGGTTGAAGTAGTTGCCCAACCGGCCGATCGCCTGGGCCAGCACGATGCCCGGAGCGATCGCGTCTCCGAAGGCAGGCAGGGGAATCCCCCGGCGCCGACAGGCAATCCAGGCACCGACGGCGCCCAGCGCCACGGCGCCCCAGATGCCAAGGCCGCCTTCCCACACCGCAACCGCCTTGGCCAGACCCTTGCCATGCGGACCGAAGTAGGTCTGCCAGTCGGTCATCACGTGGTACAGCCGACCACCGACAAGTCCAAACGGCACGGCCCACAACGCGATGTCGTAGATCACGCCGCGCTCGCCGCCACGTTGCTCCCACCGGCGATCGCCGATGACCAGCGCCACGACGATGCCCGCGATGATGCACAGTGCGTAGGCGCGGATCGGGATCGGCCCCAGATGCCAGACCCCTTGGGGCGGGCTCGGGATGTATGCCAGATTCACGACTGTCACAGTGTTTTCCTCGACCTCATGCCCTTCGCACCCCGGTAGCCAGTTCTTCAGTCAGGGTACGCACCGCGGCGGCACCTTGTGGGGCCGCCGCCACCAGCGCCGAACCGACGATGACGCCGTCGGCGTACGCCGCGATCTCGGCGGCTTGGACACCGGACCGCACACCGAGGCCGACCCCGACCGGAATGTCGGAGACCTCGCGAACCCTGCTCACCAGGGTGGGAGCGGCATTCGAGACCGCATCGCGAGCACCGGTGACGCCCATGGTCGAGGCCGCATAGACGAAGCCGCGGCATGCCCCGATCGTCATCGCCAGCCGTTCCGGCGTGGATGAGGGCGCGACGAGGAAAATCCGGTCCAGGTCGTGCGCGTCCGAGGCCGCGATCCAGTCTTCGGCCTCGTCGGGGATGAGGTCCGGGGTAATGATCCCGAGGCCTCCGGCCGCGGCGAGGTCACGCGAGAACGCGTCCACTCCGTACCGCAGCACCGGATTCCAGTACGACATCACGACGGCATGTCCGCCGGCATCGGTGATGGCGCGGACCGTGGTGAAGACGTCCGCGACCCGCACCCCGGTGGCGAGCGCCGTCTCCGCCGCGGCGGCGATCATCGGGCCGTCCATCATCGGATCCGAGTAGGCGATCCCGACCTCGATGATGTCGCACCCGCTGTGCACCAACGTGGTCATCAGTTCGATCGAGGTGTCCAGGTCCGGGTACCCATTGGGCAGGTATCCGATCAACGCGGCGCGCCCTTCGGCGCGGCACTTGTCGAAGACCTCGGTCAGACGGCCGGGTTGTGTCATGACTGGCTGCCGCCCTTGTCCAAGAGGTCGAACCACTTGGCCGCCGTCTCCACGTCCTTGTCACCGCGACCCGACAGGTTCACCACGATGACGGCACCCTCACCCAGTTCCGCCCCGAGCTTGAGTGCGCCGGCCACGGCATGAGCCGACTCGATGGCAGGGATGATGCCCTCGGCACGCGAGAGCAACAGGAAGGCGTCCATGGCCTCGGTGTCGGTGACGGGACGGTAGTCCGCACGACCACTTTCGCGCAGCCAAGCATGCTCGGGACCAACTCCCGGGTAGTCCAAACCTGCGGAGATGGAATGCGATTCGACGGTCTGGCCATCGTCGTCCTGCAAGAGGTACGAGTAGGAACCCTGGAAGGCGCCCGGTGTGCCCCCGGTGAATGTGGCTGCGTGTCGCCCGGTTTCGACGCCATCGCCCGCGGCCTCGTACCCGACCAGCCGTACCGCCGGATCGTCGATGAAGGCGTGGAACAGACCAATAGCGTTCGATCCGCCGCCGACGCAGGCAACGACCGCGTCCGGCAGCCTGCCGACCTGGGCGAGCACCTGAACGCGCGCCTCCATGCCGATGATGCGCTGGAAATCGCGGACCATCACCGGGAAGGGATGCGGCCCGGCTGCGGTGCCGAAGCAGTAGTAGGTGTTGTGTGCGTTGGTCACCCAGTCGCGCATCGCGTCGTTGATGGCGTCCTTGAGGGTCTGCGACCCCGACTCCACCGACACCACCGTCGACCCCAGCAGCCGCATCCGCGCGACGTTCAGCGCCTGCCGCGCGGTGTCGACCGCGCCCATGTAGATCACGCATTCCAGGCCAAGAAGTGCGCACGCGGTAGCGGTAGCGACGCCGTGCTGCCCCGCTCCGGTTTCCGCGATGACACGAGTCTTGCCCATCTTCTTGGCCAACAGCACCTGACCGAGAACGTTGTTGATCTTGTGAGAACCCGTATGGTTCAGGTCTTCTCGCTTGAGCAGGATGCGCGCACCGCCGGCATGGGCGCTGAGCCGCTCGGCCTCGTACATGGGCGACGGACGGCCCACGTAGTGCGTCTGCAACCGGTCCAGCTCGTCGAGGAACGAGCGGTCGGATCTGATCTTCTCGTAGGCCGCGGTCACTTCCTCGATGACAGCCATCAGCGCCTCGGCCACATATCGACCGCCGTACGGACCGAAATGTCCACGGGCATCGGGATCGTGCACGGTGGGCTCGGCGATCGCAGCACTCATCTGCGGCAGGCCGGAGTTCTTCATGTTGGAGCCACTCACGCGAGAACTGTCGGGCATCGTCTAGCGAGC
The nucleotide sequence above comes from Mycobacteroides saopaulense. Encoded proteins:
- a CDS encoding bifunctional lysylphosphatidylglycerol flippase/synthetase MprF yields the protein MLEPSATTAPVRIAERIAVHTDSRPARFVSAATVLFVAGWLVLLVAHSGYPKQPDLGEILWPLTMLLCVGFIARGIFLGRPVTYGHAAWAGVAVLVAFGMHVLQFEGAGDTLVVAAGLILMWPTSAPAQPQALAEIGALVGKTSDDPLAVFAMHSLRSYYFNADRTAAIAYRTRAGFAVVGGDPIGDESRFPVLIRDFAAMCRSHGWRIAILGCSERRLPLWSDSRVVGHPLRAIAVGRDVVIDVQTFEMVGRRYRNLRQAIQRTHNAGVTTEIVDERGLGGALRTELQQVMELSHGGRFERGFSMILDGALLGRYPGIRLMIARDDRGVVQGFHRYATTGGGTDVSLDVPWRRPGAPNGIDERLTIDMITLAKAEGARRLSLAFAAFPEIFAEKERTRVQQACYSAIHVLDPLIALESLYRYLRKFHALGDRRYVLVQISTVPLVAFALLSLEFTPRLRPRAPAGPAA
- a CDS encoding PLD nuclease N-terminal domain-containing protein codes for the protein MIRILSLLVLVLTVITIVSIIKDPVKPNGEKLPWAIIVLVFPIFGPILWFAIGKSDPSDRW
- a CDS encoding acyl-CoA thioesterase II is translated as MSNAPDFAQLLALLELKNPETDLFIGGHPTVNPPRTFGGQLMAQSVVASGRTVSEKLSLAAVSTHFINGGDPEQDIEFRVHRLRDERSFANRRVDAVQGDLLLSSALVSYLKDSPGLEHAVKPPAVADPETLPSIDEHLVGYEETVPMFVAALKPIEWRYDNDPAWVLKAKAERLEHNRVWMKTHSPLPDDPVLHSAALVYSSDTTVLDSIITTHGLSWGYDRIFAATINHSVWFHRPLRFDEWVLYATESPVASAGRGMGSGRYFDREGALLASTIQEGIIKYFPGRS
- the pyk gene encoding pyruvate kinase encodes the protein MTRRGKIVCTLGPATGSAELVRALVESGMDVARLNFSHGEHADHEQNYRWVRKASDETGRAVGVLADLQGPKIRLGRFATGSAHWATGEQVRITVEDVVGTPDRVSTTYKQLAVDAAVGDRLLVDDGKVGLTVEAIEGDDVVCRVTEGGPVSNNKGLSLPGMNVSVPALSDKDIADLEFALRLGVDLIALSFVRSPSDVELVHAIMDRVGRRVPVIAKLEKPEAVANLEAIVLAFDAIMVARGDLGVELPLEDVPIVQKRAIQIARENARPVIVATQMLESMIENSRPTRAEASDVANAVLDGADAVMLSGETSVGKYPLEAVRTMARIVSAVESHSVSAPPLTHVPRTKRGVISYAARDIGERLNAKALVAFTQSGDTVRRLARLHTPLPVLAFTPLPEVRSQLALTWGTETFIVPVMDTTDGMIQQVDTALLAMERYQRGDLVVIVAGAPPGTVGSTNLIHVHRIGEDDH
- the sugE gene encoding quaternary ammonium compound efflux SMR transporter SugE; protein product: MVWLVLILAGLLEVGWAIGLKYTEGFTRLWPTVGTVGSMIISIALLGIAMKSLPVGTAYAIWVGVGAVGTAILGIVLFGDSANVWRLLSLALIVAGIIGLKLAS
- a CDS encoding NINE protein translates to MTESTPPPFGTPPPVPPPPGLPYPPPYGDPAAPYGRDPATGAPYSDKSKLVAGLLQLLGLVGFLGFGRIYIGQTLLGVVQLLIGLVTFGIVAVVWGIVDAVLIFGGKVDDKNGRQLRD
- the lgt gene encoding prolipoprotein diacylglyceryl transferase, giving the protein MTVVNLAYIPSPPQGVWHLGPIPIRAYALCIIAGIVVALVIGDRRWEQRGGERGVIYDIALWAVPFGLVGGRLYHVMTDWQTYFGPHGKGLAKAVAVWEGGLGIWGAVALGAVGAWIACRRRGIPLPAFGDAIAPGIVLAQAIGRLGNYFNQELTGGPTTLPWGLELFYRRSADGTVDVLNLNGVSTGEVAQVVHPTFLYELLWNVLVFAVLIYVDRRFKIGHGRLFAMYVAAYCVGRFWVELMRVDPATQFGGIRVNSFTSTLVFLGAVAYILLAPKGREDPATLGGTPTEVADEEPAGETEAADPEETAQATQAPGSEALEGEHPKAAEEDAVDESADEPAGNSGIVEK
- the trpA gene encoding tryptophan synthase subunit alpha, with amino-acid sequence MTQPGRLTEVFDKCRAEGRAALIGYLPNGYPDLDTSIELMTTLVHSGCDIIEVGIAYSDPMMDGPMIAAAAETALATGVRVADVFTTVRAITDAGGHAVVMSYWNPVLRYGVDAFSRDLAAAGGLGIITPDLIPDEAEDWIAASDAHDLDRIFLVAPSSTPERLAMTIGACRGFVYAASTMGVTGARDAVSNAAPTLVSRVREVSDIPVGVGLGVRSGVQAAEIAAYADGVIVGSALVAAAPQGAAAVRTLTEELATGVRRA
- the trpB gene encoding tryptophan synthase subunit beta; the protein is MKNSGLPQMSAAIAEPTVHDPDARGHFGPYGGRYVAEALMAVIEEVTAAYEKIRSDRSFLDELDRLQTHYVGRPSPMYEAERLSAHAGGARILLKREDLNHTGSHKINNVLGQVLLAKKMGKTRVIAETGAGQHGVATATACALLGLECVIYMGAVDTARQALNVARMRLLGSTVVSVESGSQTLKDAINDAMRDWVTNAHNTYYCFGTAAGPHPFPVMVRDFQRIIGMEARVQVLAQVGRLPDAVVACVGGGSNAIGLFHAFIDDPAVRLVGYEAAGDGVETGRHAATFTGGTPGAFQGSYSYLLQDDDGQTVESHSISAGLDYPGVGPEHAWLRESGRADYRPVTDTEAMDAFLLLSRAEGIIPAIESAHAVAGALKLGAELGEGAVIVVNLSGRGDKDVETAAKWFDLLDKGGSQS